In the genome of Variibacter gotjawalensis, one region contains:
- a CDS encoding amidohydrolase family protein, producing MQDRSSSLAPVCLPPDFQPKTPKLRLPDLVCDCHAHICGPGSVFSYSPDRIYTPPDALLSDYQTMLRVLGVKRAVLVQPSVYGSDNTVLLNALKEAGSEFRGVAVVDPAISDNDLERLSTAGVRGVRINIVDVKSGGAAFDFQSLRLLAERIRPLGWHMEFLLHVDTFPDFAITFENFPVDIVFGHLGYTAPGTTPDNGGFQDLLKLLRNGRAWVKLTGPYRISREQLPYADVVTLAHALVDANPDRIVWGTDWPHVMVRGAMPNDGDLCDLLSAWVPDETAREKILCLNPATLYGFVD from the coding sequence ATGCAAGATCGCTCGTCATCTCTGGCGCCAGTATGTCTTCCTCCAGATTTTCAACCAAAAACCCCGAAGCTTCGGTTGCCGGATTTGGTTTGCGACTGCCACGCGCACATTTGCGGACCCGGCTCAGTTTTTTCTTACAGCCCCGACAGGATCTACACGCCTCCAGACGCTTTACTGAGCGATTATCAGACGATGCTTCGCGTGCTGGGTGTGAAGCGCGCGGTGCTCGTGCAACCAAGCGTTTATGGTTCTGACAACACGGTCTTGTTGAATGCTCTCAAAGAGGCAGGAAGCGAATTTCGCGGAGTTGCTGTCGTCGACCCAGCAATAAGCGACAACGACCTTGAACGACTGTCAACAGCCGGTGTCAGGGGTGTCCGGATCAACATCGTGGATGTGAAGTCCGGCGGCGCGGCCTTTGATTTCCAAAGTCTGCGTTTGCTCGCCGAACGCATACGTCCGCTCGGCTGGCACATGGAATTTTTGCTCCACGTTGATACGTTTCCCGACTTTGCGATCACATTCGAAAACTTTCCCGTCGATATCGTTTTCGGACATCTTGGGTACACAGCGCCTGGCACAACTCCGGACAACGGAGGCTTTCAAGATTTACTGAAGCTGCTTCGGAATGGGCGAGCGTGGGTCAAGCTGACCGGGCCGTATCGAATTTCTCGAGAGCAATTGCCCTACGCCGACGTCGTCACCTTGGCGCACGCATTGGTTGATGCGAACCCTGACCGCATCGTGTGGGGGACCGACTGGCCGCACGTTATGGTTCGCGGAGCCATGCCGAATGATGGAGACCTTTGCGATCTCCTGTCAGCATGGGTCCCGGATGAGACGGCCCGCGAAAAGATTCTTTGCTTGAATCCAGCAACGCTCTACGGTTTCGTTGATTAG